A window of the Gossypium hirsutum isolate 1008001.06 chromosome A05, Gossypium_hirsutum_v2.1, whole genome shotgun sequence genome harbors these coding sequences:
- the LOC107962229 gene encoding DEAD-box ATP-dependent RNA helicase 17 gives MKKTQKTNKEKESNTKTQTKESEIFASCSFSSLGLHSTLSEQLQERLGFEAPTLVQAQAIPVILSGRHVLVNAETGSGKTIAYLAPIIHYLQGYNPRIERSHGTFALVLVPTRELCLQVYEILQKLLHRFHWIVPGYVMGGENRNKEKARLRKGISILIATPGRLLDHLKNTSSFVHTNLRWIIFDEADRILELGFGKDIEEILDLLGSRANESVEMGKSSEFKRQNLLLSATLNEKVNHLSKISLENPVMIGLDNMKMQPDSSVNQTGSLGSDVDEDLDYSIKSVNSSSGDYRLPAQLVQRFVKVPCGSRLAVLLSILKHLFEREASQKVVVFFSTCDAVDFHYMLLSEFQWSPYSQFEEELKQMFLKCKTLRLHGNMKQEDRRTTFSAFKTEKSALLVSTDVAARGLDFPKVRCIIQYDSPGEASEYVHRVGRTARLGERGESLLFLQPIEVDYLQDLEKHGVSLTEYPLLKIIDSFPLHSQMHRVKKFVSLESHPWVVSLQRELESYISAEPKIKKQAKDAFCSWVRAYTAHRGDLKQIFMVKKLHLGHVAKSFALREQPSLVGKTFQNQSKKRKRDMKQKQKGLFKKRKVASKT, from the exons atgaagaaaacccaaaaaacaaaCAAAGAGAAAGAATCAAACACCAAAACCCAAACCAAAGAATCGGAGATATTTGCTTCGTGTTCATTCTCCAGTCTTGGCCTCCACTCCACTCTGTCTGAACAACTACAAG AAAGGTTGGGTTTTGAAGCTCCAACTCTTGTCCAAGCTCAAGCTATTCCTGTTATACTCTCTGGTCGTCATGT ACTTGTTAATGCAGAAACGGGGTCTGGCAAAACAATAGCATATTTGGCTCCAATCATTCATTACTTGCAGGGTTACAATCCCCGAATTGAGCGCTCTCACGGTACTTTTG CGTTGGTCCTTGTACCAACGCGTGAGTTATGCTTGCAGGTGTATGAGATTCTGCAGAAGTTATTGCATCGTTTTCATTGGATTGTTCCTGGTTATGTAATGGGTGGTGAAAACAGGAATAAAGAGAAAGCCAGGCTGCGGaaag GCATTTCTATTCTTATTGCAACACCTGGACGGCTGTTGGATCACTTAAAAAACACATCATCTTTTGTGCACACAAATTTGCGGTGGATTATCTTTGATGAAGCGGACAG AATTCTGGAGTTAGGATTTGGAAAAGATATTGAAGAGATATTGGATCTTTTGGGTTCTAGGGCAAACGAATCTGTTGAAATGGGAAAATCCTCTgaatttaaaagacaaaatttgcTATTATCAGCTACATTAAATGAAAAAGTAAACCATCTTAGTAAAATTAGTTTAGAAAATCCTGTAATGATTGGTCTTGATAACATGAAGATGCAACCAGATTCATCAGTTAACCAAACTGGATCTTTGGGATCCGATGTAGATGAGGACCTTGATTACTCTATCAAGTCTGTAAATTCTTCAAGTGGGGATTATAGGCTTCCAGCTCAATTGGTTCAGAGATTTGTTAAGG TGCCCTGTGGTTCACGGCTTGCTGTACTTCTTTCCATTCTAAAACATCTTTTCGAGAGAGAAGCTTCCCAAAAG GTTGTGGTATTCTTTTCAACATGTGATGCGGTGGATTTTCACTACATGCTGTTGAGTGAATTCCAGTGGTCACCCTACTCGCAATTTGAAGAAGAACTTAAACAGATGTTTCTGAAATGCAAAACTTTGAGGTTACATGGGAATATGAAGCAGGAAGATAGAAGAACCACCTTCAGTGCCTTCAAAACAGAAAAATCGGCACTTCTTGTCTCTACAGATGTTGCTGCTAGGGGCTTAGATTTTCCAAAAGTTAGATGTATCATACAGTATGATTCCCCAGGGGAGGCCTCTGAATATGTGCATAG AGTAGGTAGGACGGCTCGACTGGGTGAAAGAGGAGAATCCTTGCTATTTCTACAACCAATAGAAGTGGATTACTTGCAGGATCTAGAGAAACATGGTGTGTCATTGACAGAGTATCCACTCCTCAAAATAATAGATTCTTTCCCATTGCACAGTCAAATGCATCGTGTCAAGAAGTTTGTTTCTTTAGAATCACATCCATGGGTTGTATCTCTTCAGAGGGAGCTTGAATCATACATTTCAGCTGAG CCAAAGATTAAGAAACAAGCGAAGGATGCATTTTGCTCTTGGGTCCGTGCATACACAGCACATCGCGGAGACCTGAAACAGATTTTCATGGTGAAGAAGCTTCATTTAGGGCATGTTGCAAAAAGTTTTGCATTAAGAGAGCAGCCATCATTGGTTGGAAAGACATTCCAAAACCAATCGAAAAAGAGGAAGAGGGATATGAAGCAGAAACAGAAAGGTCTATTTAAGAAGAGGAAAGTTGCCAgtaaaacatga
- the LOC107962230 gene encoding transmembrane protein 87B isoform X1, with the protein MMGNNREFICLSYDLIGNGYFQKLTFVVLIYFSCFAINQVGASIHEYQNQSFFRRSNSFFFHGGSEGLYASKLHVDPDKKPSPEENHLNGKSFIRFESITFRRPKESAEKKNEMQQKTGLVEAIIVEVKDREKIGGSYLHSAAICCTPDLSKEGSCNVGEVIIHQDPNYPYNPQRIQTFFEGKTEETTMLLQTVEINHTGMYYLYFMFCDPELMGTTISGRTVWRNPDGYLPGKMAPLMTYFGLMSLAYLGLGLVWFLWSVQYWKDIIQLQYHITAVIGLGMCEMALWYFEYANFNATGNRPMGITLWAVTFTAVKKTVSRLLLLVVSMGYGVVRPTLGGVILKFLLLGLTYFVFSEALGLVENLGNIDDLTGKARLFLVLPVSLLDACFIIWIFSALSQTLEKLQIRRSMAKFALYRKFTNSLAISVLLSIAWVGYELYFNAADPLSELWQRAWIIPAFWNLLAFVLLVVICSLWAPSNNPTRYAYSEETGDELEDEGISLTSSSVLLAGESANKQLERKERRASNADLFRLGEEVEEDKRE; encoded by the exons atgATGGGCAACAACAGGGAATTCATTTGTTTATCTTATGATCTGATTGGAAATGGGTATTTTCAGAAACTCACATTTGTAGTATTAATATATTTCAGCTGCTTTGCCATAAACCAAGTGGGTGCTTCCATCCATGAATATCAAAACCAAAGCTTTTTTCGCCGTTCTAATTCTTTCTTCTTCCATGGTGGAAGCGAAGGCCTTTATGCTTCAAAGCTTCACGTTGATCCTGACAAAAAGCCTTCTCCTGAGGAAAATCATCTCAATGGCAAGTCTTTTATCAG GTTTGAGTCAATCACCTTTCGAAGACCGAAAGAGTCTGCCGAAAAAAAGAATGAGATGCAGCAAAAAACTGGATTGGTTGAGGCTATAATAGTTGAGGTAAAAGACAGGGAGAAAATTGGAGGTTCTTATTTGCATTCTGCCGCAATATGTTGCACTCCGGATCTTTCTAAGGAAGGATCCTGCAATGTAGGGGAGGTTATCATCCACCAAGATCCAAATTACCCTTATAATCCGCAACGAATACAAACCTTCTTTGAAGGAAAAACGGAAGAGACTACTATGTTGCTACAAACAGTTGAGATCAATCATACTGGAATGTACTATTTGTATTTCATGTTTTGCGATCCAGAACTCATGGGCACTACGATCAGTGGAAGAACTGTCTGGAGAAATCCTGACGGTTATCTTCCAGGAAAGATGGCACCACTAATGACATATTTTGGGTTAATGTCTCTGGCATATCTTGGTCTAGGTCTTGTCTGGTTTCTGTGGTCTGTCCAATACTGGAAAGATATAATACAACTGCAGTACCACATTACAGCAGTGATAGGTCTGGGAATGTGTGAAATGGCTCTATGGTACTTCGAATATGCAAATTTTAATGCAACCGGAAACAGACCAATGGGAATCACACTTTGGGCAGTTACCTTCACTGCTGTTAAAAAGACAGTCTCTCGTCTACTCCTTTTAGTGGTATCGATGGGCTATGGTGTTGTGCGGCCAACCCTTGGAGGTGTAATCCTCAAATTTCTCCTTCTTGGCCTGACATACTTTGTCTTTTCAGAAGCACTCGGGCTGGTTGAAAATCTGGGGAATATTGATGACTTAACTGGAAAAGCTAGGCTGTTTCTGGTTCTACCTGTTTCTCTGTTGGATGCTTGCTTCATAATCTGGATCTTTTCGGCATTGTCCCAAACTCTAGAGAAGCTTCAG ATTAGGAGGAGCATGGCCAAGTTTGCGCTCTACCGGAAGTTTACCAATTCACTAGCAATATCAGTTCTGCTCTCCATTGCTTGGGTTGGTTACGAG TTGTACTTTAATGCAGCTGACCCATTAAGTGAGTTGTGGCAAAGAGCTTGGATAATCCCGGCTTTCTGGAATCTTCTTGCATTTGTACTTTTGGTGGTGATATGCAGTCTTTGGGCTCCGTCAAATAATCCGACACG ATATGCATATAGTGAGGAAACAGGGGATGAGCTCGAAGACGAGGGTATCTCACTCACTAGCAGTAGTGTTCTATTGGCCGGAGAATCGGCAAACAAGCAGCTGGAAAGGAAGGAAAGGAGGGCATCAAATGCCGATTTATTCAGGCTCGGTGAAGAGGTCGAGGAGGATAAAAGAGAATAG
- the LOC107962230 gene encoding transmembrane protein 87B isoform X2 — MMGNNREFICLSYDLIGNGEGLYASKLHVDPDKKPSPEENHLNGKSFIRFESITFRRPKESAEKKNEMQQKTGLVEAIIVEVKDREKIGGSYLHSAAICCTPDLSKEGSCNVGEVIIHQDPNYPYNPQRIQTFFEGKTEETTMLLQTVEINHTGMYYLYFMFCDPELMGTTISGRTVWRNPDGYLPGKMAPLMTYFGLMSLAYLGLGLVWFLWSVQYWKDIIQLQYHITAVIGLGMCEMALWYFEYANFNATGNRPMGITLWAVTFTAVKKTVSRLLLLVVSMGYGVVRPTLGGVILKFLLLGLTYFVFSEALGLVENLGNIDDLTGKARLFLVLPVSLLDACFIIWIFSALSQTLEKLQIRRSMAKFALYRKFTNSLAISVLLSIAWVGYELYFNAADPLSELWQRAWIIPAFWNLLAFVLLVVICSLWAPSNNPTRYAYSEETGDELEDEGISLTSSSVLLAGESANKQLERKERRASNADLFRLGEEVEEDKRE; from the exons atgATGGGCAACAACAGGGAATTCATTTGTTTATCTTATGATCTGATTGGAAATGG CGAAGGCCTTTATGCTTCAAAGCTTCACGTTGATCCTGACAAAAAGCCTTCTCCTGAGGAAAATCATCTCAATGGCAAGTCTTTTATCAG GTTTGAGTCAATCACCTTTCGAAGACCGAAAGAGTCTGCCGAAAAAAAGAATGAGATGCAGCAAAAAACTGGATTGGTTGAGGCTATAATAGTTGAGGTAAAAGACAGGGAGAAAATTGGAGGTTCTTATTTGCATTCTGCCGCAATATGTTGCACTCCGGATCTTTCTAAGGAAGGATCCTGCAATGTAGGGGAGGTTATCATCCACCAAGATCCAAATTACCCTTATAATCCGCAACGAATACAAACCTTCTTTGAAGGAAAAACGGAAGAGACTACTATGTTGCTACAAACAGTTGAGATCAATCATACTGGAATGTACTATTTGTATTTCATGTTTTGCGATCCAGAACTCATGGGCACTACGATCAGTGGAAGAACTGTCTGGAGAAATCCTGACGGTTATCTTCCAGGAAAGATGGCACCACTAATGACATATTTTGGGTTAATGTCTCTGGCATATCTTGGTCTAGGTCTTGTCTGGTTTCTGTGGTCTGTCCAATACTGGAAAGATATAATACAACTGCAGTACCACATTACAGCAGTGATAGGTCTGGGAATGTGTGAAATGGCTCTATGGTACTTCGAATATGCAAATTTTAATGCAACCGGAAACAGACCAATGGGAATCACACTTTGGGCAGTTACCTTCACTGCTGTTAAAAAGACAGTCTCTCGTCTACTCCTTTTAGTGGTATCGATGGGCTATGGTGTTGTGCGGCCAACCCTTGGAGGTGTAATCCTCAAATTTCTCCTTCTTGGCCTGACATACTTTGTCTTTTCAGAAGCACTCGGGCTGGTTGAAAATCTGGGGAATATTGATGACTTAACTGGAAAAGCTAGGCTGTTTCTGGTTCTACCTGTTTCTCTGTTGGATGCTTGCTTCATAATCTGGATCTTTTCGGCATTGTCCCAAACTCTAGAGAAGCTTCAG ATTAGGAGGAGCATGGCCAAGTTTGCGCTCTACCGGAAGTTTACCAATTCACTAGCAATATCAGTTCTGCTCTCCATTGCTTGGGTTGGTTACGAG TTGTACTTTAATGCAGCTGACCCATTAAGTGAGTTGTGGCAAAGAGCTTGGATAATCCCGGCTTTCTGGAATCTTCTTGCATTTGTACTTTTGGTGGTGATATGCAGTCTTTGGGCTCCGTCAAATAATCCGACACG ATATGCATATAGTGAGGAAACAGGGGATGAGCTCGAAGACGAGGGTATCTCACTCACTAGCAGTAGTGTTCTATTGGCCGGAGAATCGGCAAACAAGCAGCTGGAAAGGAAGGAAAGGAGGGCATCAAATGCCGATTTATTCAGGCTCGGTGAAGAGGTCGAGGAGGATAAAAGAGAATAG
- the LOC107962230 gene encoding transmembrane protein 87B isoform X3 codes for MGLYASKLHVDPDKKPSPEENHLNGKSFIRFESITFRRPKESAEKKNEMQQKTGLVEAIIVEVKDREKIGGSYLHSAAICCTPDLSKEGSCNVGEVIIHQDPNYPYNPQRIQTFFEGKTEETTMLLQTVEINHTGMYYLYFMFCDPELMGTTISGRTVWRNPDGYLPGKMAPLMTYFGLMSLAYLGLGLVWFLWSVQYWKDIIQLQYHITAVIGLGMCEMALWYFEYANFNATGNRPMGITLWAVTFTAVKKTVSRLLLLVVSMGYGVVRPTLGGVILKFLLLGLTYFVFSEALGLVENLGNIDDLTGKARLFLVLPVSLLDACFIIWIFSALSQTLEKLQIRRSMAKFALYRKFTNSLAISVLLSIAWVGYELYFNAADPLSELWQRAWIIPAFWNLLAFVLLVVICSLWAPSNNPTRYAYSEETGDELEDEGISLTSSSVLLAGESANKQLERKERRASNADLFRLGEEVEEDKRE; via the exons ATGG GCCTTTATGCTTCAAAGCTTCACGTTGATCCTGACAAAAAGCCTTCTCCTGAGGAAAATCATCTCAATGGCAAGTCTTTTATCAG GTTTGAGTCAATCACCTTTCGAAGACCGAAAGAGTCTGCCGAAAAAAAGAATGAGATGCAGCAAAAAACTGGATTGGTTGAGGCTATAATAGTTGAGGTAAAAGACAGGGAGAAAATTGGAGGTTCTTATTTGCATTCTGCCGCAATATGTTGCACTCCGGATCTTTCTAAGGAAGGATCCTGCAATGTAGGGGAGGTTATCATCCACCAAGATCCAAATTACCCTTATAATCCGCAACGAATACAAACCTTCTTTGAAGGAAAAACGGAAGAGACTACTATGTTGCTACAAACAGTTGAGATCAATCATACTGGAATGTACTATTTGTATTTCATGTTTTGCGATCCAGAACTCATGGGCACTACGATCAGTGGAAGAACTGTCTGGAGAAATCCTGACGGTTATCTTCCAGGAAAGATGGCACCACTAATGACATATTTTGGGTTAATGTCTCTGGCATATCTTGGTCTAGGTCTTGTCTGGTTTCTGTGGTCTGTCCAATACTGGAAAGATATAATACAACTGCAGTACCACATTACAGCAGTGATAGGTCTGGGAATGTGTGAAATGGCTCTATGGTACTTCGAATATGCAAATTTTAATGCAACCGGAAACAGACCAATGGGAATCACACTTTGGGCAGTTACCTTCACTGCTGTTAAAAAGACAGTCTCTCGTCTACTCCTTTTAGTGGTATCGATGGGCTATGGTGTTGTGCGGCCAACCCTTGGAGGTGTAATCCTCAAATTTCTCCTTCTTGGCCTGACATACTTTGTCTTTTCAGAAGCACTCGGGCTGGTTGAAAATCTGGGGAATATTGATGACTTAACTGGAAAAGCTAGGCTGTTTCTGGTTCTACCTGTTTCTCTGTTGGATGCTTGCTTCATAATCTGGATCTTTTCGGCATTGTCCCAAACTCTAGAGAAGCTTCAG ATTAGGAGGAGCATGGCCAAGTTTGCGCTCTACCGGAAGTTTACCAATTCACTAGCAATATCAGTTCTGCTCTCCATTGCTTGGGTTGGTTACGAG TTGTACTTTAATGCAGCTGACCCATTAAGTGAGTTGTGGCAAAGAGCTTGGATAATCCCGGCTTTCTGGAATCTTCTTGCATTTGTACTTTTGGTGGTGATATGCAGTCTTTGGGCTCCGTCAAATAATCCGACACG ATATGCATATAGTGAGGAAACAGGGGATGAGCTCGAAGACGAGGGTATCTCACTCACTAGCAGTAGTGTTCTATTGGCCGGAGAATCGGCAAACAAGCAGCTGGAAAGGAAGGAAAGGAGGGCATCAAATGCCGATTTATTCAGGCTCGGTGAAGAGGTCGAGGAGGATAAAAGAGAATAG